In Papaver somniferum cultivar HN1 chromosome 1, ASM357369v1, whole genome shotgun sequence, a genomic segment contains:
- the LOC113358187 gene encoding probable F-box protein At1g14315, with protein sequence MEKLPLEIAENIFSTVPMISRLQCREVCKKWRTSLPKPRLGLLYGIVRRTTTETEVQFYFSDQDSYKQVTSSNHVKDVDDCSKTLTKLDHSLIIPGSDFIGFIVGSCNGLVCYAGTDASSTTRTTKVYISNPVTDEHIQLPFIIPDNGKPRAFKTFGFGYLCSSNEYKFVSIFCEYPLKVSGNVQVHTLVSGGGGALYWMDQPNTLQSKRILAFDLEYETFDLLPIPFVVTDSSRVSLMELRDKLCVMEVVPNKYMVIWESRHRKTVNYTHANWLRKFSIAWEDYGGRNPDEILKKVLKDDFTKKISISSSIVTQEDVQNNEKQNLN encoded by the exons ATGGAGAAGTTACCATTAGAAATCGCTGAAAACATATTTTCTACCGTACCAATGATCTCGCGGTTACAATGCAGAGAAGTATGCAAAAAATGGCGAACTTCGCTGCCTAAACCTAGGTTAGGTTTGCTTTACGGGATTGTACGCCGCACGACGACTGAAACGGAAGTACAATTCTACTTTTCGGATCAAGATAGTTATAAGCAGGTTACTAGTAGTAATCATGTCAAAGATGTTGATGACTGCTCCAAAACACTTACAAAGTTAGACCACAGCTTAATCATCCCAGGATCCGACTTCATAGGTTTCATTGTTGGTTCTTGCAATGGTTTAGTTTGTTATGCTGGTACCGATGCCAGttcaacaacaagaacgaccAAAGTCTATATTTCCAACCCTGTCACTGACGAACACATTCAACTTCCATTTATAATACCTGATAATGGCAAACCAAGAGCGTTTAAGACGTTTGGATTTGGTTACCTTTGTTCAAGTAATGAGTACAAGTTTGttagtattttttgcgaatatcCTTTGAAGGTTTCTGGAAACGTTCAGGTGCATACCCTCGTGAGTGGTGGTG GCGGGGCTCTTTATTGGATGGATCAACCCAATACACTACAATCAAAAAGGATTCTAGCTTTTGATTTGGAATATGAGACATTTGATTTGCTCCCAATTCCTTTTGTTGTCACTGACTCTAGCCGTGTCAGTCTCATGGAATTGAGAGACAAATTGTGCGTCATGGAAGTAGTTCCAAACAAATATATGGTTATATGGGAGTCAAGGCATAGGAAGACTGTCAATTATACGCATGCGAATTGGCTTAGGAAGTTTAGTATAGCATGGGAAGACTACGGCGGCAG AAATCCAGATGAGATTTTGAAGAAAGTACTCAAGGATGATTTTACCAAAAAG ATTAGCATTTCGAGTTCAATTGTAACCCAGGAAGATGTTCAGAATAATGAGAAACAGAATCTCAATTGA